The following is a genomic window from Geobacillus subterraneus.
AACGGCAAGCTGGACGATCTTGCCCGCGTATATCCGCCGTCTTTCTCTCCGTACGTAGAGCCGTGGCTTCAGGCGCTGCAAGAGTGGCCAGACAAGGTGGAGAAAGAACGGGCTGCGTTTCAAGAGCGCCTGCTTGCCTCGTTGTCCCGTTTGCTTCGCCGGCCGTAGGCGTCCCGATGAATGACGGGGCGCTTGTTTCTCTCGGCTCGGCCTCTATGATTCTCCATTATGCAGGCAAGCCCAATGGTAAGAGTCATTCATCCTATTTCGCGCAGGAGACTCCCACTTCAACGACCAAAGGGAGTAAGTGGGAGAGGAATGCGCGTTCCCCCCTTTCTTTTGTGTATGATATAATAAAGGCGTGGAGAAAACCGTTCAATAAAGGCACTCCAATCACGGCTACTCGATGTATGGAGTTGGTTACAGGAAACGTTGTAACCGTAAAACATCGAGCGTAGGTCCGTCTGTTGTGTGTGGAAGCCAAGTACTGCCAACAGACACACCGAGAGAATCGGTAACGATGCAGGCATGACCTGCGTCGTTGGGTAGTCGTCAACCTGCCCCCTGATGCAACCCCAAGTCAAGGAAGGAGGACGAAGTCCGTTTGCACTTCTGGGGAGTTGCAAGCCCCCACTTCAAGCGTTAGCTAAGTGGGGGTAGTTGACATTCTTAGGATTTTGGTCCATCACCATAACGTGTGCTTGAGAAGCAGGGTTTTTCTCGTTTTACCGAGAAACGGATGAGGACGCGAATGATCCAAGAATCCTACACCTTTAGGAGTGCGGAGTGTCAACCGGCATGAAAATCATGGATTGGCTGATTTCTCCTTGGAGAAGGAAATATGGCATGTTTTGAAAAAGCCAAGGGCACCTTTTGATAAAAAATGGAATGCGAATCGATGTTCTCGACATGAGCGACGGAAGTCCCAAAGTGCTTGCGATATGTGTTGCTGAAAGCAGTTCCATCACACGTTGATCGTGAATGTCTCCCCAAAGTGTTTAGCTGGCCCGAGCGTTAGCGTAGAGGGGGAGAACGTTCAATGACTATGATACAAAGAAAGTAGGTAGCTATATGGTGAAGGCATCGCGAAACAATCTTTGTCCATGCGGCAGTGGGAAAACGTACAAGCATTGTTGTGGGAAGAAAGAAGCAGTATCGATAGAATCTCTAATTGACCGTGAAGTGGCCAAATGTATGCAAGATGTGTTTTCGTTTGCGTTAGAGCGATATGAGGAAGAGCTTGCTTTCATGATGTCTGGTTCTCCATTTCAAGGGCTTCCTAACGAGCTGGAGACCAGCGCCAATTTATTGCTGACGAACTGGGCGATTTTTCACAGACACGTTGATGACAAAGGGATGACAATTTTTTCAGCCTATATGAGAAGCCGGCGCCGCACGCGGTGGCGTCCAGCAGTGCAAACTCATTTGAAGCGATGGGACGAGGCGGTTCCGTCGTTTGACGAGATCATTCATATCGAGGATGAGCGGCGTTTCCTTGTACGCGATCTGTTGACCAGAAAAGAAAAGTACGTCCGTTTTTTGACGCCGGAGGAGCTTCCGTCTGCTAGGGAGGGGGACGTGTTAGTAGGATGCCTCGTTCCGCATGGGGACGAGTGGGCGTACTTCATGAAGGTGCTGCCGATTCCAAAGAGCGGGAAGGATCGGCTTGCGCGGGCGCTTCAAGCGGAATGGAATCCGGATATGAAAACGTGTGAAGTGTTTTTGCGCGAGTCGTTTCCGGAATTGCTTGAAATAGCGGTCCATGAGCTGTTGTGGCAGCTGCTGAGCGAAAAGGACTGGGGGGATCGAGATCAAGATGATGTTTTTCGCGAATTAAAGAAAAAGGAAGAAACAACCTCCTCCCTAGTGCTCAGCGAGGCTGCGTTCCTTTGGCGCGCATATTGCGAAATGGATGAACCGGTCATCAAGAATCCTGCTGTGTATGCGGCTGCACTCCGTTATTTGGCGAGTGAAATGGCTGGAAGAGAATTTGTCAATATGGAAAAGGTTGCGGAACACTACGGCGTTCCTGTAGAGGAAGTGGAAGCCGCTGTGATGGAATTGTTTTTATTTCGCACAGAGTTGCTCGATGATGGAGATGATGAGGGCGAGAATGATGATGAGTGGCTCTTTGACGATGGGGATGACGGTGATGAGATCTGGTTCGACGACGGTGGGATGGAGGATGGCGATGAGCTGGACCGTGCGATTGAGGAATGGCTTGACCAAGTTGAGGAGTTGTTTGATTGCGAGGGCTGGGACGTTGATCAAGTCCATCGCTTGATCGACAAAGCGATCCGAACATGGAAAAAGGACGGGTTGCTTGAAGGAGTCGATGCAGCTGAGTTGCGCAAGGAGCTCGAGGAGCTCGTCTGGGAGACGTTTGCCGAACGGGGATTTTTGTAAGGCGATGGACAAAGCAGGCAACAAAGGACAGATGGGTGCGAAAGAAGGTGCCCTTGAGAGATGACGGATACCTTCTTTCGCATGCGTTACAATCGGATATAGGCCAGCCGCTCGTTCGCTTCCTCGACGTCAAAGGCATCAGGGTCAAAATCTTCGCCTTTCATGTCGTACATCCAGTCTACCAGCTCGCGCAATTCGGGATCGGCAAGAGAGTCTTTTTGCGCCGCCGCTTCCAGCAGCTCCAGGTAGCCATAGACGCCGCCGCAATCCTCGGGAGGGCACGCCCGTTTTCCTTTCAGGCAAGCGGCGCGTTCCAACGGTTTTGGGAGTGTTTCAATCTTTTCAACAGTGACGGTATGGCGCCAGTAGTCGCCAAAATCGTAAATATATAGAAACTTTTGTTTTTCTTCCGTCAGCCATTGCTGTAATGGGATGCGGCGGGCGTCCATCAGTTCTTTTTCCAGCTGAAACGAATCCCAGCCGTCAGGGATGCCGATGAGAACGCTTCCGAAATCGAATTCGTATAAATGGGCTTGTTCCCATCCCATCGCTTCTTGGATGATGAGATGAAGCTCGTGAAATGTCGCATGTCCGGGAACAAGGACGCGCCGCCAAATCGGCGGGCGGATGCCGTTTAATGTGATTTTCAGCTGGTAGGCTGTTTTGGACCGCCGCCGTTTGGAGGGGGGTGCGCTCTTTGGCGCCTCAACCCATCTGCCGTGTGGACGGTCCCGCTCTGTCGGATGGAACATGGCAGACAATTCGTCGATCAGTTTAGCAAGATTGTCGGGGTTCATAGCCCTCGTCTCCTTTCGGATAAACGTTTTGTATAATAGTAGTTTATCCTGTCCATAGTAGAATTTAAACATTATTGATGGAAATATTGAAAAAAGAAAGATGGGAGAGGAGGATGACGCATGTCGATCGGCTGGAATGACCCATGCCCGTGTGGAAGTAGGAAAAAGTATAAGAAGTGCTGCATGAACAAACAGCAGAATCATGAAATCAAACGGGTGCGCCAGCGCCGCTTTTTTGGCCAAAAATATGAGCTGTCGCAAATGGTGCAGCGATTTTTGGATGAATCGCTGTCTTACAACGAACAAGCAGTGGCGAGACGGACGTTTTACCAAAAAATAGAGGGTATGAAGTATTTATAATATTTTGGATTTTTTGAAACACTTTGGTGCTTGTTCATTCACCGTTTTCCCAATGGAATGCGCGTCATTGAATGGTTCCAGCGCGACAAAGGACACCGTCTCCCGTTGGAGCACGGAGCGCTTTTGGCGCTTCTGCGTGTTTCTTCATGGGGACGGCTTATCCATTCGGACATCGGTTAGAGAAGCGATGGTGGTATGTCGGCCGTAGCTGGATGGTTCGACTGGGTTGCGCGTTGTGGCTGCCGTTGTCGTGTGAAGAGGCATCATGCAGAAAAAGGAGAGCTATTGTCGGTTGATGGATGCCGCCCCGCTAGTTTTGTCGAGCGGTTTTCCCAAGTGACAGACAGGAAATTCCCCGTTGTGCGCGAACGATATAGTAGACAAATTGGAGACAACGGGGGAGGGAATGCGCATGAGGCGAGGAATATGGCTCGCCCTGTTGTTTTGTTTGCTATGGCTGGCTGCGGCTGCTTGGCCGGTGGGGGCGAAAGGGGAGAGTGGGAAAACCGCTCAGTTGGCGGTGGTGACGGCGGATCAGGTGAACGTCCGCCAAGGACCGGGGGTGCCGTACCGTCCATTGGCGAACGTTCACCGTGGCGAGGCGTATCGGCTGATCGAGGTCAAGGATGGATGGGTGAACATCGAGTGGAAACCGAATCGAACCGGGTGGATCGCCGCGCGGTACGTCACGTTGGCAAAAGAGACGGCCATCGTGCAAGAAAACCGACTCCGCCTTCGACAAGAGCCGAGCAGAGATGGGCGAATTATCGGGCATTTGGCGCGGGGAGAAACGGTATGGATCATCAAGGAAGATGGGGAATGGACGGAAGTGATCGCAGACGGTGCGATCGGCTGGGTGTCTTCAGCATACCTCACTGCAGCTCGGGAGTCATCGATTTCGCATCAAACCGGAATCGTCAACGCCAGTTCGCTCAACGTGCGGGCTGAGCCGTCATTGAAGGCAGCGCGCGTCGGCCGCCTTGTCCGGGGCGAAGAGGTCGAGATTGTGGAAAAGAAACCGGGATGGTACAAAATTGCCTCCCAAACAGGGCTTGATGGGTGGGTGTCATCCGCATATGTGCAGGTAAAGGGTGGACAAGCTAATGAAAAGGAAGCGGAAGTGCCCCAGTCGGCTGGCCGCTCGCTGCCTTCAGCCATCGCGCCTAGCGACTCCCGCCTTTATGTAGACAGCTGGACGCGCGGACCCATTCAGGCGCTCGCCGGAAAAACGATCGTGCTTGACGCCGGCCATGGCGGCAAAGACGGCGGGGCGCAAAGCATCAATGGCGTAACAGAAAAAACGTTGACGATGGAAACGGCTAAGCGGCTGAAAGAAAAGTTCGAAACATATGGAGCGCGTGTTGTATTGACGCGCGCTGGTGATGATTATGTGCCGCTGTCGGCGCGCGTTGCCGCCGCCCGCTTGTACCAGGCCGATGCGTTTATTAGCTTGCACTACGACAGCGCGGCGGACCGGGACGCTTCCGGTGTCACCGTTTACTACTACGACCGGTTTGCTGATTACGGCTTGGCGCAATCATTCGAAGGGCCGTTCTCACAGCTCTCTATCTTGCCGTTTCGCGGCCTCGCCTTTGGCGACTATTACGTGTTGCGGGAAAACGAGCGGCCGTCCGTGTTGCTTGAGCTCGGCTATTTAAGCAATCGGTCGGACGCTGCAGTCGTGGCGACAAACGGTTATCAAGAAGCAGTGACGACGGCCATCGTGAATGCCGTACGTCATTATGTTCAATCGCACGGCCTTTTGGAAAAGACCGGTGATTAAAGGAGCAGGTTGCTTCACCACCTTGTTTCTCAAATTGAGAACCTGTTGGCATCAGCTTCTCGTTTCACGTCATCCGACGTCAGCTAGGGGTGATCGCTGTTTTTCACCAGCCTTCTAAAAAAGTGGACAACGGATTTGCTGCGGCATGACAAAAAGCGTCCCCGATTTTCGGGGCGCTTTTTGTTGTTTCGTCTTGTTTGGATAACCGCTGGCTGACGGCAGAGGATCATTCGCTTTTCAGGGCGTTTGCCTGAGGGCTGCAGGGAGCGAAAGGGCGGAAGTTGGTTGACAAAATAGTTAAAAAAGTATAATATTTATAAAGGATTAGGATAATAATAATCGCCTGTTATTCTAATTAGTACTATTGTTTTGTTATATATCAGAATATTCAATTCATTTTTGATGGAATAGAAATGGGGGATACAATGAAGACGAGAGATGTGTTGTTTACAGGATTGATGCTATTTTCTCTCTTTTTTGGCGCGGGGAACTTGATTTTCCCTCCGTATTTAGGGATGGAAGCAGGAACGGCCGTATGGCCGGCGGTTCTTGGATTTATCGTCACCGGTGTTGGGCTGCCGCTGTTGTCAGTCGCGGCGGTGGCGTTCGCAAAAGACGGCATCCGTTCGCTCGGCAACGCCGTTCATCCGCTGTTCAGCCTTTGCTTTTCACTCGCGGTGTATTTGGCGATCGGCCCGTTTTTCGGCATCCCGCGCGCGGCTAGCGTCGCCTATGAAATCGGAGCGAAGCCGTTTTTCCCTGAGAGCGGATCTTTGGTGATGTGGCTGTTTACCGGCCTCTTTTTCGCCCTTGTGTACTGGCTCAGCTTAAACCCGTCGAAGCTTGTGGATCGAATCGGTCAGCTGTTGACGCCGGTGTTGCTGCTTTCGATTGCCGTGCTTTGCCTTGCCGGTTTAATCCGGCTTGACGACCCGCAGGCGATGCCGGCTGAGAAGTACGCCTCGGCGCCGTTTGTGAAAGGGATGCTCGAAGGGTATTTAACGATGGATACGATCGCGGCCCTTGCCTTTGGCATCGTCGTCATTCATGCGCTTCGTGACCGCGGGGTGGACCGGCCGGCGTTGCAGGCAAAAGCGACGATGCAAGCCGGGTTGATCGCCGGATTGGGTCTCGCGCTCGTTTATGGCGGCATTGCCATCATTGGCTCTAGAATGGCGGGTGCCGGTTCCTTTGCCAACGGAGCCGAGCTATTGTCATACGTGTCATCGCTGCTGTTTGGCAGCGGAGGGAAGTTGCTGTTGGGCGTGATCGTGGCGCTTGCCTGCTTAACAACGGCGGTTGGTCTAGTCGCTGCTTGTGCGCAATACTTTCAAGAGCTCACCCCGACTGTTTCGTACCGAACGTATGTCATTGTATTAACCTTATTTAGCTTTTTGATGTCAAACCTCGGCTTAAATGCGTTGATCGCTGTTTCCGTTCCAGTGTTGACGATGCTGTATCCATTGGCGATCGTGCTCGTCGCCCTGTCGTTTTTCCGCCGCTTTTACCGTGGTTCGGCGAAAGTGTACGGGATGGCGTTGCTCTTTACCGGCATGTTCAGCCTGTATGACGGTTTGAAAACGATCGGGCTGGAGACGGCATGGTTAGAACCGCTCCTCTCATGGGCGCCGCTGTTTTCAGTCGGGCTCGGCTGGGTTGTCCCTGCGCTGATTGGCGCTGCGCTTGGCTTGATGATCGATCGGCCGTCCGCAACGAAACGGAAACATGCGGCGTAAAGGGCTGACTCAAAAGGTCATGTACGCCCGGTCGGGGGAATAATATGAATATAAAATCCGTCTGATGTATATATATGGAAGAAGGGAGGATGCCTCGTTGCTTTTGGGGCATTCTCTTTTTTGTGTGGAAAATAGTTTTTTGTTCGAGCAACGGGGCGGAACCCGTGAAAACCGGCAGGCGATTCGATATAATGAGGACAAGCGACGATCGCCGCAATGGATGAAAAGGTGTGAGGAATCGTGAAGATAGCGATTGCGGGAACGGGATATGTTGGACTTGTGACCGCGGCTTGTCTGGCCGATAAAGGGCATGATGTGACATGCGTCGATGTGAACGAAGAGAAAATTCGCCTATTAAATGAAGGGATCGTCCCGATTTATGAGCCGGGGCTTGACTCGCTTATTCAGCGAAACGGCGTTCGCCTTCGCTTTACGACCAACGATGTGGAAGCGTATCAACGGGCGGAAGTGATCATGATCGCCGTCGGCACGCCGCCGCAGCCGGACGGGTCTGTGCGGCTTGATGATGTATGGGGCGCATTGCGACGCATCGCCGGGGCGGCCGAACGCGATTGCCTTGTCGTTATCAAGTCGACCGTGCCCGTCGGCACTGGCGATGAAGCCGCCCGTTTTTTGGCGGAAAACGGACGGCCGGAGGTGAAATTCGACGTCGTATCCAACCCGGAGTTTTTGTCGCAAGGAACGGCAGTGCGCGATACACTGCAGGCGCCGCGCATTGTATTGGGAGTGGATTCGGACCGGGCTGAACGGGTGATGAAGGAGCTGTACGCCCCGTTTGCCCTCCCGTACGTCGTGACGGACCGGAGAAGCGCTGAGATGATCAAGTATGCGGCCAATGTGTTTTTGGCGTTGAAAATTTCGTACATCAACGAGATCGCCAATGTATGCGAGTTGGTAGGCGCTGATATTCAGGCGGTGGCGGAAGGAATCGGCATGGATCCGCGCATCGGCCGCCGCTTTTTGCGCGCCGGCGTCGGGTATGGAGGCTCATGCCTGCCGAAAGATGCAAATGCCCTCTATTCCTTGGCGGCTTCCCACGGCTATTCGCTCAAAACGGTATGGGCGGCGATCGACGTCAATGAGAAACAAAAATGGAAACTTCTTGACAAAGCGCGTCTGCACATTGGGGATTTCCGCAACCGGACGGTCGCCGTGCTTGGCGCCGCATTCAAGCCGGGCACCGATGATGTGCGCGAGTCTCCTGCCTTGGCGAACATCGAGCGGCTCATTTCCGAAGGAGCAGTCGTGCGCGTCTGGGACCCGGCCGCCCTCGGTCATGTCTCGCGCCGTTTTGGCGATGCGGTTGTTTGTTGCGAGACGATCGAGGAAGCCATTCGCGGCGCGGATGTTTGTTTCATTTTCACCGAATGGCCGGCTGTGTTGCAATTTGACCTTCACTGCTACAAGACGCTGATGAAAACACCGCTTGTGGTGGATGGACGGAATTGCTACGACCCGAAGGCGGCCGAAGCCGCCGGCTTAATCTACGAGTCGATTGGGCGGCCGGTGGGGCATAGGCAGCTGAAAGTGGATCGGGCTGTTGACGTTCTCCAGTGCGCCTCAGCTGCCTTTTTCCGCAAACAATGCGAATAGGGATGCCGCTTAATTGTCCCGTTCGCATCGCCACGACGGCTTTTTTGTAAAAAAGGGAATAAGGCGGCCTGTCCGTTCGATGGAAGTGGGATAGTAGACATGCCGGCGGGCGCGGGGGCATCAATCGTCGTTTCAAAGAAAGAGAAGGTTAGGTTTCCAGTGGTGGCTTTATGGAAAAACGTGGGGTCGCAGTCCGCCACTTTGAAAGCGGAGACAGGCGGGGAAGAGAGCGGCTGAAGAAGCCGTCTTTTCCCGCCGCTATGAGCAGGCGGCAAAAGGAGGGATGTATCATCCGCATTCGCTTAGGTCTGTTTGGTGCGGACGATTCGCTGTCCATGATTCAGGCGGTGGCGCAAGAGTACAAAGAGCTTGTTTGCGTTCCCGTTGTGTATTGGGATGAAAGTGAAGTGATCGATTTGATCCGCCCGCTCGCGTCAGAAGTTGATATGTGGCTGTTCTCCGGACAAGTGCCGTATTCGATCGTGAAGCAGTCCGGTGAGGTCGATGCGCCGCTGTTTTATGTGCCACATATTGGTGCCAGCTTGTACCGCACACTGCTGCAGGCGCACTATACTGCGCAGATTCCGGTCAGCCGACTTAGTTTTGACACGTACGAGCGTCGCGAAATCGAACGGCTGCTGGAAGAGGCGGGTATCGAAGAGCCGATTCCATACGTCAAGCATTACGAGGGAGGCATTTCGGCCCAGGAACTGTCCGACTATCATTACACCCTTTGGAAACAAGGGAAAACGGAAGCAGCGGTCACCTGTTTGCGGACAGCCCATCTTGAACTGGAGAAACTCGGGATGCCGGTGTATCGGGTATTGCCTGCCCGCTCGGCGGTGGAAGCGGTCATCCAAACAATCATTCGCACCGGACAGATGCTGCAGGCGCAAGATGCGCAAATCGCCGTGCAAATGATTGAAGTCGATGCGATGCAGGCGGCCTCCCCAGAGACATTTTCGACCGATGACATATATCGTCTGGAGATGAAGACAACAGAAAAATTGCTACGGTATGCAAAAAAAGTCCAAGGGTCGCTCAAAAGCGCCGGACCGGGCCGCTATGTCATTTTTACGACAAGAGGTGCATTAAAAGAGATCACCGAAGGCTATAAAACGGTCCCCTCGGCGGAGGAGACGGGGCTCCTTGACGGCGAGGTCATCGCGTGCGGAATCGGCATCGGCCGAACGGCGTATGAGGCCGAAATTCAGGCTGGGAAGGCGTTTTTGCATGCGAAACAAAGCGGGCGGGGTGCGTGGATGGTGGTGTTTGATGACGGAACGATCTCGGGTCCGTTAGGAAAAAGTGTGCACCTCCGCTATTCGCTCGGCGGCGGAGAACTGCGGCAGCTGGCGGAGCGGACGGGATTAAGCGCCGCGACGCTCTGCAAATTGAAAGCCATATTGCAAAAACGCGGAACCAACGAGATCGAAGCGCATGAGTTGGCTTCTTACATGCGGATTGTGCCGCGCAGCGCCCGCCGGATTTTAAACCAATTGGAGACTGTGGGCCTTGCCGAAGTGGCCGGGGAGACCAACCCGTATCCGCGCGGGCGTCCGCGCAAAGTATACCGCATTTTCTTATAATTGCTCGATCAGCTTCTGCCTTTAGCGTCAGGCAGAAGTTTTTTGTTGTCTTGAAGGTGTTTTTATTATTTGTATTATTTGAAAATTAACTCTGTTTCCGTTATAATTAAGGACATATCCGAAAATTATCCGTAATTAAGGTGAGGGGAGGATAGCTTGATTCAAGGGGAACGTCTTTGGCAGCGGCTCATGGAACTAGGGGAGGTCGGCAAGAAACCAAGCGGCGGCGTCACGCGCCTCTCGTTCACTGCTGAAGAGCGGAGGGCCAAAGATTTCGTCGCTTCCTACATGCGCGAAGCGGGGCTCTCTGTATATGAAGATGCGGCTGGCAACTTGATCGGACGGAAAGAAGGAGCGAATCCGGATGCCCCGGTCGTCCTTGTTGGATCTCATCTCGATTCGGTTTACAACGGCGGTTGCTTTGATGGACCGCTCGGGGTGTTGGCCGGCGTGGAAGTCGTTCAGGCGATGAACGAGCACGGGGTTGTGACGCACCATCCAATTGAAGTCGTGGCATTTACGGACGAAGAAGGAGCGCGCTTTCGTTTCGGCACGATCGGCAGCCGCGCGATGGCCGGGATGCTGCCGCAGGAAGCGCTCGAGCGCCGCGACGCGGAAGGGATTTCCCTCGCTGAAGCGATGAAACAGGCGGGGCTTGACCCGGACCGCTTGCCGCAGGCAGCGCGAAAGCCAGGAACGGTGAAAGCTTATGTCGAACTGCACATCGAACAAGGACGGGTGCTGGAGGAGGCTGGTCTTCCAGTTGGCCTCGTCACTGGCATCGCCGGTCTGATTTGGGTGAAATTTACCATCGAAGGAAAGGCAGAACATGCCGGCGCCACGCCGATGTCATTGCGGCGCGACCCGATGGCCGCCGCCGCGCAAATTATTGCGATCATTGAAGAGGAAGCAAGACGAACAGGAACAACGGTCGGTACTGTAGGACAGTTGCATGTCTATCCGGGCGGTATTAATGTCATTCCGGAACGGGTCGAATTTGTGCTCGATTTGCGTGACTTGAAGGCTGATGTGCGCGATCAAGTATGGAATGCCATAGCCGCGCGGGCAGAGACGATCGCCAAGGAGCGGAACGTTCGCCTCACAACCGAGCGTCTGCAAGAGATGCCGCCGGTGCTATGTTCCGATGAGGTGAAGCGCGCGGCGGAGGCGGCGTGCCGAAAGCTTGGCTATTTGCCGTTTTGGCTGCCGAGCGGTGCAGGCCATGACGGCGTACAGTTGGCTTCGATTTGCCCGATCGGCATGATCTTTGTCCGCTCCCAAGATGGGGTGAGCCATAGTCCGGCGGAATGGAGCACTAAAGAAGACTGCGCTGCTGGTGCAGAGGTGCTTTATCATACGGTGTGGCAACTGGCCCAACGGGAATAACGAAAAAGACAAACGAACAGGGGGAGACTATGGATGACAAAGGAAGAAATCAAACGGCTCGTCGATGAAGTGAAACAGGAGGTCATCGCCTGGCGCCGCCACTTGCACGCCCATCCCGAATTGTCGTTCCAGGAAGAGAAAACGGCGCAGTTTGTGTACGAGACGCTGCAATCGTTCGGCCACCTTGAGCTTTCGCGGCCGACGAAAACGAGCGTGATGGCGCGCCTTGTCGGCCCAAAGCCAGGCCGGGTCGTCGCCATTCGCGCCGATATGGACGCGTTGCCGATTCAAGAAGAAAACACATTTAAGTTTGCTTCCAAAAACCCAGGCGTCATGCATGCGTGCGGGCATGACGGCCATACGGCGATGCTGTTGGGGACGGCGAAAATTTTTGCCCAGCTTCGTGATCACATTCATGGTGAGATTCGCTTTTTGTTCCAACACGCGGAAGAACTGTTCCCCGGCGGAGCGGAAGAGATGGTGCAAGCTGGCGTCATGGACGGGGTGGACGTCGTCATCGGCACCCACCTTTGGTCGCCGCTTGAGCGCGGAAAAATCGGCATTGTGTATGGGCCGATGATGGCCGCACCGGACCGCTTTTTCATCCGCATCATCGGCAAAGGCGGCCATGGGGCGATGCCGCATCAAACGATCGATGCCATCGCCATCGGGGCGCAAGTGGTGACGAACTTGCAGCACATCGTCTCGCGCTATGTCGACCCGCTCGAGCCGCTTGTTCTGTCCGTGACACAATTTGTGGCGGGTACGGCCCATAATGTCCTGCCAGGGGAAGTCGAAATTCAAGGGACAGTGCGCACGTTCGACGCCGAGCTGCGCCAGACGGTCCCGCAATGGATGGAGCGCATTGTCAAAGGGATCACCGAAGCGCACGGCGCCTCGTATGAGTTTCAATTTGACTACGGATACCGCCCGGTCATTAACTACGATGAAGTGACCCACGTCATCGAAGAAACGGCGCGCGAGCTGTTCGGCGAAGAGGCAGTGGCCCGCTTGAAACCGAACATGGGCGGCGAAGATTTCTCCGCCTTTTTGCAAAAAGCGCCCGGCAGCTTTTTCTACGTGGGCGCGGGCAATGTAGAAAAAGGCATCGTGTACCCGCACCACCACCCGCGCTTTACGATTGACGAAGACGCGCTTGAGATCGGCGTGCAAATGTTTGTCGCCGCGACGTTGAAACTGTTGGCAAGCTGAACATGGAGAAGAGCAATGCTGGTATGGGCGCGCTTTCGTCTTCATGCTTGTTGTATAAGGAGATGAGGCACAGTAGATCGAATGAGTGTGGAGCTTGAATGGAGCGTGCATATTTACTAGCGGCACCGCGTCGGAGTGCATTTGTTTGAATGGGGCGTGCGTTTTGTTTGCCAATATATCTATAGAAGGCCGGTGAAAAACAGCTGGTTTCGCCGAGCCCGTTGCTTTCGGCTGAAAGAGAAAAGTTGATTTTACAGGATTTCTCAATTTGAGAAGAGGCTCTGTTTTCCGCAATTTTTCACTAAATCACCAGTCCTATAGAACGCCCGGTATGAACTAACTGGTGGGATAAAAAACTATGTGCACCGAGCACTCGACCGACAAGTTCGAGATGATGCGAAAGCGACTCGACGCCATCGGGTGCTCGGTCTATCAAGCATACGGTATGATTATGACCGGAAAGGAAGGTTCTGTACGAGAGAAAGGAGCGTAACGAACGCTATCGGTTTCTCTCTTTTGGAGAACGGCTGACAATAAAATAGATTGATAATTCAGTGAATATAACCAGAACAAATGGGCGACCAACCAAT
Proteins encoded in this region:
- a CDS encoding UDP-glucose dehydrogenase family protein, yielding MKIAIAGTGYVGLVTAACLADKGHDVTCVDVNEEKIRLLNEGIVPIYEPGLDSLIQRNGVRLRFTTNDVEAYQRAEVIMIAVGTPPQPDGSVRLDDVWGALRRIAGAAERDCLVVIKSTVPVGTGDEAARFLAENGRPEVKFDVVSNPEFLSQGTAVRDTLQAPRIVLGVDSDRAERVMKELYAPFALPYVVTDRRSAEMIKYAANVFLALKISYINEIANVCELVGADIQAVAEGIGMDPRIGRRFLRAGVGYGGSCLPKDANALYSLAASHGYSLKTVWAAIDVNEKQKWKLLDKARLHIGDFRNRTVAVLGAAFKPGTDDVRESPALANIERLISEGAVVRVWDPAALGHVSRRFGDAVVCCETIEEAIRGADVCFIFTEWPAVLQFDLHCYKTLMKTPLVVDGRNCYDPKAAEAAGLIYESIGRPVGHRQLKVDRAVDVLQCASAAFFRKQCE
- a CDS encoding N-acetylmuramoyl-L-alanine amidase, yielding MRRGIWLALLFCLLWLAAAAWPVGAKGESGKTAQLAVVTADQVNVRQGPGVPYRPLANVHRGEAYRLIEVKDGWVNIEWKPNRTGWIAARYVTLAKETAIVQENRLRLRQEPSRDGRIIGHLARGETVWIIKEDGEWTEVIADGAIGWVSSAYLTAARESSISHQTGIVNASSLNVRAEPSLKAARVGRLVRGEEVEIVEKKPGWYKIASQTGLDGWVSSAYVQVKGGQANEKEAEVPQSAGRSLPSAIAPSDSRLYVDSWTRGPIQALAGKTIVLDAGHGGKDGGAQSINGVTEKTLTMETAKRLKEKFETYGARVVLTRAGDDYVPLSARVAAARLYQADAFISLHYDSAADRDASGVTVYYYDRFADYGLAQSFEGPFSQLSILPFRGLAFGDYYVLRENERPSVLLELGYLSNRSDAAVVATNGYQEAVTTAIVNAVRHYVQSHGLLEKTGD
- the brnQ gene encoding branched-chain amino acid transport system II carrier protein encodes the protein MKTRDVLFTGLMLFSLFFGAGNLIFPPYLGMEAGTAVWPAVLGFIVTGVGLPLLSVAAVAFAKDGIRSLGNAVHPLFSLCFSLAVYLAIGPFFGIPRAASVAYEIGAKPFFPESGSLVMWLFTGLFFALVYWLSLNPSKLVDRIGQLLTPVLLLSIAVLCLAGLIRLDDPQAMPAEKYASAPFVKGMLEGYLTMDTIAALAFGIVVIHALRDRGVDRPALQAKATMQAGLIAGLGLALVYGGIAIIGSRMAGAGSFANGAELLSYVSSLLFGSGGKLLLGVIVALACLTTAVGLVAACAQYFQELTPTVSYRTYVIVLTLFSFLMSNLGLNALIAVSVPVLTMLYPLAIVLVALSFFRRFYRGSAKVYGMALLFTGMFSLYDGLKTIGLETAWLEPLLSWAPLFSVGLGWVVPALIGAALGLMIDRPSATKRKHAA
- a CDS encoding SEC-C domain-containing protein, which codes for MVKASRNNLCPCGSGKTYKHCCGKKEAVSIESLIDREVAKCMQDVFSFALERYEEELAFMMSGSPFQGLPNELETSANLLLTNWAIFHRHVDDKGMTIFSAYMRSRRRTRWRPAVQTHLKRWDEAVPSFDEIIHIEDERRFLVRDLLTRKEKYVRFLTPEELPSAREGDVLVGCLVPHGDEWAYFMKVLPIPKSGKDRLARALQAEWNPDMKTCEVFLRESFPELLEIAVHELLWQLLSEKDWGDRDQDDVFRELKKKEETTSSLVLSEAAFLWRAYCEMDEPVIKNPAVYAAALRYLASEMAGREFVNMEKVAEHYGVPVEEVEAAVMELFLFRTELLDDGDDEGENDDEWLFDDGDDGDEIWFDDGGMEDGDELDRAIEEWLDQVEELFDCEGWDVDQVHRLIDKAIRTWKKDGLLEGVDAAELRKELEELVWETFAERGFL
- a CDS encoding plasmid pRiA4b ORF-3 family protein, whose translation is MNPDNLAKLIDELSAMFHPTERDRPHGRWVEAPKSAPPSKRRRSKTAYQLKITLNGIRPPIWRRVLVPGHATFHELHLIIQEAMGWEQAHLYEFDFGSVLIGIPDGWDSFQLEKELMDARRIPLQQWLTEEKQKFLYIYDFGDYWRHTVTVEKIETLPKPLERAACLKGKRACPPEDCGGVYGYLELLEAAAQKDSLADPELRELVDWMYDMKGEDFDPDAFDVEEANERLAYIRL